The window TCCAGGACCACACCCAAACCCAATATTCTATGGCTCACATTGCAACTATAGGCCCCCAAGGCTCCCAGTCATGGCAGGCTGCCCTGCGCTACCTCCCCCAAGCAGAGATCAACCTGTTCCCCACCGTCAACGAAGCCCTCCGCTCCTTCACCGAGGGCCGCTCAGACTTTGCCATTATCCCCATCTACAATACCAGGGAGGGTCAGATAAAAGATGTCCGGATCCTGGAAGACCTGCGCCGGGGCTACTGGATCGACAACGTGGTCCTCTCCATCCAACTATCGCTCGGCTCCCTTGAACAAGACACAGAGATCTCCGTGTTGGCGGGTAGCGCTGCTGTAATCAAACAGTGCGAGGAATTTATTTCCAGCCAGTTTCCCACTGCCAGCATCATGGTGGTCAACGACTTAGAAACCCATATCCACGAGATCAAACGCCTGGGCCTTGCCAACCATGGGATCATTGAGACAGAAAGCCTGATTCGTGAAAACGGGCTAGCGCTGCGGCAACGGGAGGTCACCTCCCATAACCGGACCCGTTTTGCAGTTATCGGTCCAGTCATGACTGTAGCCACCGGCCATGACTCCACCGCTCTGATAACCCAACCCCTGCGAGATCGAGTCGGCCTGCTGTACGATATCCTGGGCGAATTTTCACAACGCGGGATCAATCTTATTGACCTACGATCTGAAAATGATGTCCAAACCCAGAAACTCCGGGTCTACATCGAAGCGGAGGGGCACATTGACGACCCTGCCATCGCCCAAGCCCTTGAACGCCTTGAAAAACATGTTATCCAAGAGCCGCGCCCAATTAAGATTCTCGGCAGTTTTCCCCGCGTCGAGATGCGGGCTCGCCACATCAAGAGCTTCGGCTGCATCGGCACCGGGGCCATGGGCAAATGGTTCATGGACCGGCTGGCAAATGAAGGCTACCAAACATTTATTTCTGGCCGCTCCACCCCTCTTCGCCCCGAAGCCATGATCACCATGGTCGATGTCGTCGTTGTCTGCGTACCAATCAGTGCAACCAACCCCACCATCCGAGAGTACGGCCCCCTCCTTAAAGAAGGACAAGCCTTGATTCTACTGGCAGGCGAGGCTGAAGACACAATCAACTGCGCCCTGTCCGCCACAGCTCCTGAAGTCGAGCTGATGCTGGTTCATAACCTCTGGGGCCCAAAAGCCGCCACCATGAAGGACAAAAATGCGGCCGTGGTCCGCACTAACCGCAGCGGACCTCTCTGCAGCGAATTCGAGGCCTTTCTCTACAAACACGGGGCAGAAATTTTCCAGGACACCCCAGCCAAACATGATCTGCTGATGGGAGTAAGTCAGAAACTACCCACCGCCATTTCCCTGGCCATTGCCATGACCCTCCGCGACCAGGGCATTACCCCACTCGATATTGCCAGTCACTCCACCCTGACCTCACTGTACGGGATTTTAGCC of the Desulfobulbaceae bacterium genome contains:
- a CDS encoding prephenate dehydrogenase/arogenate dehydrogenase family protein, which encodes MAHIATIGPQGSQSWQAALRYLPQAEINLFPTVNEALRSFTEGRSDFAIIPIYNTREGQIKDVRILEDLRRGYWIDNVVLSIQLSLGSLEQDTEISVLAGSAAVIKQCEEFISSQFPTASIMVVNDLETHIHEIKRLGLANHGIIETESLIRENGLALRQREVTSHNRTRFAVIGPVMTVATGHDSTALITQPLRDRVGLLYDILGEFSQRGINLIDLRSENDVQTQKLRVYIEAEGHIDDPAIAQALERLEKHVIQEPRPIKILGSFPRVEMRARHIKSFGCIGTGAMGKWFMDRLANEGYQTFISGRSTPLRPEAMITMVDVVVVCVPISATNPTIREYGPLLKEGQALILLAGEAEDTINCALSATAPEVELMLVHNLWGPKAATMKDKNAAVVRTNRSGPLCSEFEAFLYKHGAEIFQDTPAKHDLLMGVSQKLPTAISLAIAMTLRDQGITPLDIASHSTLTSLYGILAMARVHAQNPQTYAEIMAAKGAGNTIVDTFYGNLHQVMTLAKNGDIKELCATMEASRNYLSEEFLQAQMEQALAVDQTLGRILAR